One window of Corallococcus silvisoli genomic DNA carries:
- a CDS encoding peptidyl-prolyl cis-trans isomerase translates to MNIAKIAATTTTALFLLNACKGSGLSQEGSTNDPVVARVGPGAITASEYKARLEEQPPLIRSRYGSLEMKKEFLDTLVRFEVLAQEARRQGLEKDPEFQAAVEKLLVQRLVQKQAASVATVPPTDDEVRKYYQEHLTEFVRPEKVRVSQVFLASAEGDAKRASVKAEADKLVAEIRKQEAGPVKTAFAEQVRKRSDDAASRDAGGDLGLLTHEQLAAKWGQPVADATFGLQTLGEVGLVASSRGLHLLKLTARQPGFSQTVDQVKPRIESRLMVEKRSRAMDDLMAGLLGKTKVEVDEKVLSSLSVDKDGVGNAQPSP, encoded by the coding sequence ATGAATATCGCCAAAATTGCTGCCACCACAACAACAGCCCTGTTTCTCCTGAATGCATGCAAGGGTTCAGGATTGTCACAGGAGGGGAGCACAAATGACCCAGTGGTGGCGCGAGTGGGCCCGGGTGCAATCACCGCGAGTGAATACAAAGCAAGACTCGAAGAGCAACCGCCCCTCATCCGGTCCCGCTACGGTTCGCTGGAAATGAAGAAAGAGTTCCTTGACACGCTGGTCCGCTTCGAAGTGCTTGCGCAGGAAGCCCGGCGTCAGGGGTTGGAGAAGGATCCGGAGTTCCAGGCAGCAGTGGAGAAGCTGCTGGTCCAGCGGCTGGTCCAGAAGCAGGCGGCGAGCGTGGCGACCGTGCCCCCCACGGACGACGAGGTGCGCAAATACTATCAGGAGCACCTCACGGAGTTCGTCCGGCCCGAAAAGGTACGGGTAAGTCAGGTCTTCCTGGCGTCCGCGGAAGGGGACGCCAAGCGGGCCTCGGTGAAGGCGGAGGCGGACAAGTTGGTGGCGGAGATCCGCAAGCAGGAGGCGGGTCCGGTGAAGACGGCGTTCGCGGAGCAGGTCCGGAAGCGCTCGGACGATGCGGCCTCTCGGGATGCGGGAGGCGACCTGGGCCTGTTGACACACGAGCAACTGGCGGCGAAGTGGGGCCAGCCCGTCGCGGATGCCACCTTCGGCCTACAGACCCTCGGCGAGGTCGGACTCGTGGCGTCCTCGCGCGGGTTGCACCTCTTGAAGCTGACGGCCCGGCAGCCGGGCTTTTCCCAGACGGTGGACCAGGTGAAGCCGCGCATCGAGAGCCGCCTGATGGTCGAAAAGCGCTCGCGGGCCATGGATGATCTGATGGCGGGGCTGCTGGGCAAGACGAAGGTGGAGGTCGATGAGAAGGTATTGAGCAGCCTTTCTGTCGACAAGGATGGCGTGGGCAACGCGCAACCTTCGCCCTGA
- a CDS encoding DUF4265 domain-containing protein has translation MEIALNARVSPGSRPLKETLPIEQVGGHYRLLYSPGLVEGLAAGDEIELVGDGGFTVLKRGGNFCIWFFFPAEGMNRGPETERMAEEVSRLGGWLDGGGETVVIFTVPAAVGFDRMADYFDEAVSRVEGASWMFANAYDPISKAPLSWWQR, from the coding sequence GTGGAAATTGCGCTGAATGCACGAGTCAGCCCTGGTTCTCGGCCGTTGAAAGAGACTCTGCCCATAGAGCAGGTGGGGGGACACTACCGCTTGTTGTACTCACCCGGTTTGGTCGAGGGGCTCGCCGCGGGGGATGAGATTGAGCTGGTGGGTGACGGGGGCTTCACGGTGCTCAAGCGGGGTGGAAATTTTTGTATTTGGTTCTTCTTTCCGGCGGAGGGAATGAACCGTGGCCCTGAGACCGAGCGGATGGCCGAAGAGGTTTCCAGACTTGGGGGATGGTTGGATGGTGGCGGAGAGACCGTCGTTATCTTTACTGTCCCGGCCGCGGTGGGGTTCGACCGGATGGCCGATTATTTCGATGAGGCCGTCTCGCGTGTCGAGGGGGCCAGTTGGATGTTTGCGAATGCCTACGATCCCATCTCAAAGGCTCCGTTGTCTTGGTGGCAGCGCTAG
- a CDS encoding carboxypeptidase-like regulatory domain-containing protein yields the protein MVGLLASVLVAGCDEAPSANRHEDSCAEPVSLRVSVMSSDGAFVQGATVTATNLESNVSISGMTDERGVTTAVNETLAPSPIRVMATAGTHVSRAERVEWTCEGCHCTPVPDSVTLQLQD from the coding sequence ATGGTGGGACTTCTCGCGAGCGTGCTCGTGGCAGGGTGCGATGAGGCCCCCAGCGCGAACCGCCACGAGGACAGCTGCGCGGAGCCGGTGTCGCTGCGCGTGAGCGTGATGTCCTCGGACGGCGCGTTCGTCCAGGGCGCCACCGTGACGGCGACGAACCTGGAGAGCAACGTCAGCATCTCCGGCATGACGGACGAGCGCGGCGTCACCACGGCCGTCAACGAGACGCTCGCGCCCAGCCCCATCCGCGTGATGGCCACGGCGGGCACGCACGTGTCGCGCGCCGAGCGCGTGGAGTGGACGTGTGAGGGCTGTCACTGCACGCCTGTTCCCGACAGCGTGACACTCCAGTTGCAGGACTGA
- a CDS encoding integrase core domain-containing protein has translation MHIEVAHIAPGKPSQNGTDQSFNGRFRDECLSMGWFRSRAEAKVVIAAWRQHYSQARPHSSLGCLTPLEVRRQ, from the coding sequence ATGCACATCGAAGTGGCGCACATCGCTCCAGGCAAGCCCTCGCAGAACGGCACCGACCAGAGCTTCAACGGACGATTTCGCGACGAGTGCCTCAGCATGGGATGGTTCCGTTCCAGGGCAGAGGCGAAGGTTGTCATCGCTGCGTGGCGACAGCACTACAGTCAGGCCCGGCCTCACTCGAGCCTCGGCTGCCTGACGCCTCTGGAGGTTCGACGGCAATGA
- a CDS encoding peptidylprolyl isomerase, which yields MQSPVHTLHRALLLLALSSCEGRPLETTASAGPKAPLPRELVARFDGGVVTREEWERESRRLPPALREQFASEAGQREFAWSLVDKRLLVTEAKRQGLAGREDIARQVRELEERLIVQALLTQEERAAGAATEQELRGWYDANRQEFEQPERIRLGRVLARFERQGSAGDRARARTRAEEFARRLQKEPLAQVQASGDGPERARGGDLGVFARGELPDRRLEAAAFALRTPGQVSPVVETEEGFAVVQLLERRPARVPPYEEVRAEVEGRLAPVRQRKVFDALRARLRSGSDVQVEVTARP from the coding sequence TTGCAATCGCCTGTTCACACCCTCCACCGCGCGTTGTTGCTGCTCGCGCTGAGCTCCTGTGAAGGACGGCCTCTCGAAACGACGGCGTCGGCCGGCCCGAAGGCACCGCTTCCCCGCGAACTGGTGGCCCGCTTCGACGGAGGCGTCGTCACCCGGGAGGAGTGGGAGCGCGAATCGCGGCGGTTGCCGCCAGCCCTGCGCGAGCAGTTCGCGAGCGAGGCCGGTCAGCGTGAATTCGCCTGGTCGCTGGTGGACAAGCGCCTGCTGGTGACGGAGGCGAAGCGCCAGGGGCTGGCGGGACGCGAGGACATCGCCCGGCAGGTACGCGAGCTGGAGGAGCGGCTCATCGTGCAGGCGCTCCTGACCCAGGAGGAGCGAGCCGCTGGCGCCGCGACCGAGCAGGAGTTGCGAGGCTGGTACGACGCGAACCGGCAGGAGTTCGAACAGCCGGAGCGGATCCGCCTGGGGCGGGTGCTGGCCCGCTTCGAACGGCAGGGCAGCGCGGGCGATCGCGCCCGGGCGCGCACCCGGGCGGAGGAGTTCGCGCGGCGTCTCCAGAAGGAGCCGCTCGCCCAGGTGCAGGCGAGCGGGGATGGCCCGGAGCGCGCGCGTGGCGGCGACCTGGGCGTGTTCGCCCGGGGCGAACTGCCGGACCGGCGGCTGGAGGCGGCCGCGTTCGCGCTGAGGACGCCGGGGCAGGTTTCCCCGGTGGTGGAGACCGAGGAAGGTTTCGCGGTGGTGCAGCTGCTGGAGCGCCGGCCCGCGCGGGTCCCTCCGTATGAGGAAGTGCGGGCGGAGGTCGAGGGGCGGCTGGCGCCGGTGCGGCAGCGCAAGGTGTTCGATGCGCTGCGCGCGCGGCTGCGGAGTGGTTCGGACGTACAGGTCGAGGTCACGGCGCGTCCCTGA
- a CDS encoding M61 family metallopeptidase: protein MSQAVHYRVAMPRPHAHLFEVEATFPAGPDVLEAVMPVWTPGSYLVREYARQVQDVTAVGADGQAVPVRRVDKRTWSVDAGGRSVTLRYRVYANELTVRTSHLDGSHGYFNGATVFLYTEGTRALPHHVTVDAPPGWRTFCALDSEGATFQAPDYDSLVDSPFEVGPHTPLTFTAAGVPHEVVVWGDSVPDADRLCADMQRICETQARMYEGLPLKRYLFLVYLTDKGRGGLEHQASTALLFPRTGLSSHRGWEDFLTLVAHEYFHLWNIKRVKPRALVPFDYSQENYTTLLWAFEGGTAYYDNLLVRRAGLMSASRYLARLGETFSLLHSTPGRRVQTLTEASLVSWVKHYRPDEHSTNSAISYYLKGEVVCALLDLELRRATHDAKSLDDVMRLLWQRHGDGSGVPEDGVEKTASEVAGVDLTPFFDRAVRSTEDLDYGVFAHVGLEVSFRVREAPNDKGGTPPRLKGEPKPKGWLGVTLRGSSTLSTVPEGTPALEAGLYPEDDVVALDGWRVDGAGLIARCEDKRPGDTVRVTLFRRDRLLEVPVVLGQKPADAVWLQRVERPTDAQKAAFQTWLGAPWDETPGPA, encoded by the coding sequence ATGTCGCAAGCCGTCCACTACCGCGTCGCCATGCCCCGCCCGCATGCGCACCTGTTCGAGGTGGAGGCGACGTTCCCCGCCGGGCCCGACGTGCTCGAAGCGGTGATGCCGGTGTGGACGCCGGGCAGCTACCTGGTGCGCGAGTACGCCCGCCAGGTGCAGGACGTCACCGCCGTGGGGGCGGACGGCCAGGCCGTGCCGGTGCGCCGCGTGGACAAGCGCACCTGGAGCGTGGACGCGGGGGGGCGGTCCGTCACGCTGCGCTACCGCGTCTACGCGAACGAGCTCACCGTGCGCACCAGCCACCTGGACGGCAGCCACGGCTACTTCAACGGCGCCACCGTGTTCCTCTACACGGAGGGCACGCGCGCCCTGCCCCACCACGTCACCGTGGACGCGCCCCCGGGCTGGCGCACGTTCTGCGCGCTGGACTCCGAGGGGGCCACGTTCCAGGCGCCGGACTACGACTCGCTCGTGGACAGCCCCTTCGAGGTGGGGCCGCACACCCCGCTCACCTTCACCGCCGCGGGCGTACCCCACGAGGTCGTGGTGTGGGGCGACAGCGTGCCGGACGCGGACCGGCTGTGCGCGGACATGCAGCGCATCTGCGAGACGCAGGCGCGCATGTACGAAGGCCTGCCGCTGAAGCGCTACCTCTTCCTCGTCTACCTCACCGACAAGGGCCGCGGAGGGCTGGAGCACCAGGCCTCCACCGCGCTGCTGTTCCCGCGCACCGGGCTGTCCTCGCACCGGGGCTGGGAGGACTTCCTCACGCTGGTGGCGCACGAGTACTTCCACCTGTGGAACATCAAGCGGGTGAAGCCGCGCGCGCTGGTGCCGTTCGACTACTCCCAGGAGAACTACACCACCCTGCTGTGGGCCTTCGAGGGCGGCACCGCCTACTACGACAACCTCCTGGTGCGCCGCGCGGGCCTGATGTCCGCGTCGCGGTACCTGGCGCGGCTGGGGGAGACGTTCAGCCTGCTGCACTCCACCCCGGGCCGCCGCGTGCAGACGCTCACCGAGGCGTCGCTCGTCAGCTGGGTGAAGCACTACCGCCCGGACGAACACTCCACCAACAGCGCCATCTCCTACTACCTCAAGGGAGAGGTGGTGTGCGCGCTCCTGGACCTGGAGCTGCGTCGCGCCACCCACGACGCGAAGAGCCTGGATGATGTCATGCGGTTGCTGTGGCAACGCCATGGCGACGGCTCCGGCGTCCCGGAGGACGGCGTGGAGAAGACCGCGAGCGAGGTCGCGGGCGTGGACCTGACGCCCTTCTTCGACCGCGCGGTGCGCTCCACGGAGGACCTGGACTACGGCGTCTTCGCGCACGTGGGGCTGGAGGTGTCCTTCCGCGTGCGCGAAGCCCCCAACGACAAGGGCGGCACGCCGCCGCGGCTCAAGGGCGAGCCCAAGCCGAAGGGCTGGCTGGGCGTCACCCTGCGCGGCTCCTCCACGCTCTCCACGGTGCCGGAGGGGACGCCCGCGCTGGAGGCCGGCCTGTACCCGGAGGACGACGTGGTGGCGCTGGACGGCTGGCGCGTGGACGGCGCGGGGCTCATCGCCCGCTGCGAGGACAAGCGCCCCGGAGACACCGTGCGGGTGACGCTGTTCCGCCGCGACCGGCTGCTGGAGGTGCCGGTGGTGCTGGGCCAGAAGCCGGCGGACGCCGTGTGGCTCCAGCGCGTGGAGCGCCCCACCGACGCGCAGAAGGCCGCCTTCCAGACCTGGCTGGGCGCCCCCTGGGACGAGACTCCCGGCCCGGCGTAG
- a CDS encoding ribonuclease HII encodes MSAESLQALLECSVSELTGRYVTQAQPVPQGLLEALEADPRQGAQALARRLRTRQEKNRAEGQRLRHLLKFETELWEQGLLKVAGVDEAGMAPLAGPVVAAAAILPKGYRLKGLDDSKKILDPDKREALAEALKRDVVAWAVGRAEVEEIDQLNIYHAGLLAMRRAVEGLGLTPDYVLVDARTIPQCPAPQRGIIKGDSLSLSIAAASVLAKTTRDRLMAELDARYPGYGLAAHKGYPTAQHVQAIQALGVLPIHRRSFGPVREALGLAQPSGPVPMQSELFAATPIPMAKR; translated from the coding sequence ATGTCCGCAGAGAGTTTGCAGGCGCTGCTCGAATGCTCGGTCTCCGAGCTGACTGGCCGGTACGTCACGCAGGCCCAGCCCGTGCCCCAGGGCTTGTTGGAAGCGCTGGAGGCGGATCCCCGCCAGGGGGCGCAGGCGCTCGCGCGCAGGCTGCGGACGCGCCAGGAGAAGAACCGGGCGGAGGGCCAGCGGCTGCGGCACCTGCTGAAGTTCGAGACGGAGCTGTGGGAGCAGGGCCTGCTGAAGGTGGCGGGAGTGGACGAGGCGGGCATGGCCCCGCTCGCGGGCCCCGTCGTCGCGGCGGCGGCCATCCTGCCCAAGGGCTATCGGCTCAAGGGCCTGGACGACTCGAAGAAGATCCTGGACCCGGACAAGCGCGAGGCGCTGGCGGAGGCCCTCAAGCGCGACGTGGTGGCGTGGGCGGTGGGCCGGGCGGAGGTGGAGGAGATTGATCAGCTCAACATCTACCACGCGGGCCTGCTCGCCATGCGCCGCGCGGTGGAGGGGCTGGGGCTGACGCCGGACTACGTGCTGGTGGACGCGCGCACGATTCCCCAGTGCCCGGCTCCGCAGCGGGGCATCATCAAGGGGGACTCGCTGTCGCTGAGCATCGCGGCGGCGTCCGTGCTGGCGAAGACGACGCGCGACCGGCTGATGGCCGAGCTGGACGCGCGCTATCCCGGCTATGGGCTGGCGGCGCACAAGGGCTACCCCACCGCGCAGCATGTGCAGGCCATCCAGGCCTTGGGCGTGCTGCCCATCCACCGCCGGAGCTTCGGTCCGGTGCGCGAGGCGCTCGGGCTGGCGCAGCCCTCCGGGCCCGTCCCGATGCAGTCGGAGCTGTTCGCCGCTACTCCTATCCCGATGGCCAAGCGATGA
- a CDS encoding metallophosphoesterase translates to MDRTKSLSLAALAALLAACLASCEAIALPRDPYLQRVGPDTATVAFRLTANCAASEVRYGVGTPTQTARSTDTARIHAVVLTGLSPATTYTYSVEACGETTPAKTFTTAPVPGTRHVHFAAVGDFGTGGSDQKQVAAAMLANKPELFVALGDNAYSSGTEAEFQNNLFTPMAALLAQVPMFATPGNHEYVTKEAQPYLDNLYLPTNNPAGSERYYSFDWGHVHFVSIDSNCAIGLASASKCTLDAQKAFVEKDLASTTQPWKIAFFHHPPWSSGEHGSQLTLRRQFGPLFEKYGVDLVLTGHDHDYERSKPMLGDAEAGKNEQGVPYLVVGGGGATLRTFTTSRPSWSVVRDDAAHGFLDVNVVGGTLTAKLVKTDGGILDTFTLDKQLPAQPEQPQGTLNVAVDSANGTAPHTASFTATASQANATVTWDFGDGATAQGPQAQHVFAQAGTYTVTTTATVQGASPLTATTVVTVTASGTPAPGTPDPDPGPPNPAPSDPSPSPELPSTPATPGVTPVESSTPGGGCAAGPSVALIPAGAALVAGLARRRRRSR, encoded by the coding sequence ATGGACCGGACGAAGTCCCTTTCGCTCGCCGCCCTGGCTGCCCTGCTTGCCGCGTGCCTCGCCTCGTGTGAGGCGATCGCCCTGCCGCGCGACCCCTATCTCCAGCGCGTGGGCCCCGACACCGCGACCGTGGCCTTCCGGCTGACCGCGAACTGCGCCGCCTCCGAGGTGCGCTATGGCGTGGGCACTCCCACCCAGACAGCCCGGTCCACCGACACCGCGAGAATCCACGCCGTGGTCCTCACCGGCCTCTCGCCCGCCACCACCTATACGTATTCCGTGGAGGCCTGCGGTGAGACAACCCCCGCGAAGACCTTCACCACCGCCCCCGTGCCAGGCACCCGGCATGTGCACTTCGCCGCCGTGGGCGACTTCGGCACCGGCGGCAGCGACCAGAAACAGGTGGCCGCCGCCATGCTCGCCAACAAGCCGGAGCTCTTCGTCGCCCTGGGTGACAACGCCTACTCGTCCGGCACCGAGGCCGAGTTCCAGAACAACCTCTTCACCCCCATGGCCGCCCTGCTCGCGCAGGTGCCCATGTTCGCCACGCCCGGCAACCACGAGTACGTGACCAAGGAGGCCCAGCCGTACCTGGACAACCTCTACCTGCCCACCAACAACCCCGCGGGCTCCGAGCGCTACTACTCGTTCGACTGGGGCCACGTGCACTTCGTGTCCATCGACTCGAACTGCGCCATCGGGCTCGCCTCCGCGTCCAAGTGCACGCTCGACGCTCAGAAGGCCTTCGTGGAGAAGGACCTCGCCTCCACGACGCAGCCGTGGAAGATCGCCTTCTTCCACCACCCGCCCTGGTCCAGCGGCGAGCACGGCTCCCAGCTCACCCTGCGCCGCCAGTTCGGCCCCCTGTTCGAGAAGTACGGCGTGGACCTGGTCCTCACCGGCCATGACCACGACTACGAGCGCAGCAAGCCCATGCTCGGTGACGCCGAGGCCGGCAAGAACGAGCAGGGCGTTCCCTACCTCGTCGTCGGTGGCGGTGGCGCCACGCTGCGCACGTTCACCACGTCGCGCCCGTCCTGGAGCGTCGTGCGCGACGACGCGGCCCACGGCTTCCTCGACGTGAACGTCGTGGGTGGCACCCTCACGGCGAAGCTCGTGAAGACGGACGGCGGCATCCTCGACACGTTCACCCTCGACAAGCAGCTGCCCGCGCAGCCCGAACAGCCCCAGGGCACGCTGAACGTCGCCGTCGACAGCGCCAACGGCACCGCGCCCCACACGGCCTCGTTCACCGCGACGGCCTCCCAGGCGAACGCCACCGTCACCTGGGACTTCGGCGACGGCGCCACCGCGCAGGGCCCCCAGGCACAGCACGTCTTCGCCCAGGCGGGCACCTACACCGTGACCACCACCGCCACCGTCCAGGGCGCATCCCCCCTGACCGCCACCACCGTCGTCACCGTGACGGCCAGCGGCACGCCCGCCCCCGGCACCCCCGACCCCGACCCCGGCCCCCCGAACCCCGCCCCCTCCGACCCGTCACCGAGCCCGGAGCTGCCCTCCACGCCCGCGACGCCCGGCGTCACGCCCGTGGAGTCCTCCACCCCGGGTGGAGGCTGCGCCGCGGGCCCGTCCGTTGCCCTGATTCCCGCGGGCGCGGCCCTGGTCGCGGGGCTCGCCCGCCGTCGGCGCCGGAGCCGCTGA
- a CDS encoding immunity protein Imm33 domain-containing protein: MGEFVREVGGREFVVFCSDGLAAQAAVLLDVIGRMSAEGRVFRAGDVFNFGGMLFLIGERGGRMTVGLPVVDGQAVLGDGDDISFLLALLVAQLGCARALGVEPEQANLWDKVVVAEGCLSAEWVYLERSVDVEAGDSGWFVGSLADGGDFALRSLRVWQLLRIRPALARVLALPGRFVVVFKGSQVVSVFDSEGVELMK; the protein is encoded by the coding sequence ATGGGTGAGTTCGTGCGCGAAGTGGGTGGTAGGGAATTTGTCGTGTTCTGCTCCGATGGACTTGCTGCTCAGGCGGCTGTTCTTCTAGATGTTATCGGTCGGATGAGTGCGGAAGGGAGGGTCTTCAGGGCGGGCGATGTCTTTAATTTCGGGGGGATGTTGTTTTTGATTGGAGAGCGAGGAGGTCGGATGACTGTAGGGCTCCCTGTTGTTGACGGGCAGGCTGTCCTTGGAGACGGCGATGATATTTCTTTTCTGTTGGCGTTGTTGGTGGCTCAGTTGGGCTGTGCTCGGGCGCTGGGGGTCGAGCCTGAGCAGGCGAATTTGTGGGACAAGGTTGTTGTTGCGGAGGGCTGTCTTTCTGCGGAATGGGTCTATCTTGAGAGGAGCGTTGATGTCGAGGCGGGGGATTCTGGGTGGTTTGTGGGTTCGTTGGCGGATGGAGGAGACTTTGCCTTGAGGAGCCTGAGGGTTTGGCAGTTGTTGCGCATTCGTCCAGCGCTTGCGCGTGTCTTGGCGTTGCCGGGTCGTTTTGTTGTTGTGTTCAAGGGGAGTCAGGTGGTTTCGGTGTTTGATTCGGAAGGAGTTGAGCTGATGAAGTAG
- a CDS encoding RsmB/NOP family class I SAM-dependent RNA methyltransferase, which translates to MSRAQHERARPNPNRPLREDLILQACLEAYGGVRREGRLSDRALEFVLRRKTLLYSTERRAVAERVYALLRRQRTVDFLLERSHRNFDVLDGTRQDVMRLAASRILHGEDPTYVARTSGLTGPDITVLDRLPDAAAELDALPEAKRFPIAASLPDFLADRFRAVFGKDAARAAEAMNERAPLIARVNALKGDRAQLQERLAQEDVESTRPTALSPFGIVLETRLNIFSLQNFKDGWMEIQDEGSQLLGMLVDAPPTRVVDACAGAGGKTLQLAAQMKNRGDLHALDVDEGRMEDLRKRARRAGVHNVRTQLIPHEGPEADAALTSLKGLADRVLVDAPCSGTGTFRRKPDARYRLTPEDLEMHVGRQKALLARFAMLVKPGGRLIYGTCSVLREENEEVVEDFLSKHPDFSVRPVAEVLGAELGAKLGTGPFLRLAPHTHGTDGFFGAVLVRAK; encoded by the coding sequence ATGAGCCGCGCCCAGCACGAACGCGCGCGCCCCAACCCGAACCGCCCCCTGCGCGAGGACCTCATCCTCCAGGCCTGCCTGGAGGCCTACGGCGGCGTGCGCCGCGAGGGCCGCCTGTCCGACCGCGCCCTGGAGTTCGTGCTGCGCCGCAAGACGCTGCTCTACTCCACCGAGCGCCGCGCCGTGGCCGAGCGCGTCTACGCGCTGCTGCGCCGCCAGCGCACCGTGGACTTCCTGCTGGAGCGCTCCCACCGGAACTTCGACGTGCTGGACGGCACCCGCCAGGACGTCATGCGGCTCGCCGCGTCCCGCATCCTCCATGGCGAGGACCCCACCTACGTCGCGCGCACCAGCGGACTCACCGGGCCGGACATCACCGTGCTCGACCGCCTCCCGGATGCCGCCGCGGAGCTGGACGCGCTGCCCGAGGCGAAGCGCTTCCCCATCGCCGCGTCGCTGCCGGACTTCCTCGCCGACCGCTTCCGCGCCGTCTTCGGCAAGGACGCCGCGCGCGCCGCCGAGGCGATGAACGAGCGCGCCCCCCTCATCGCCCGCGTCAACGCGCTCAAGGGCGACCGGGCCCAGCTCCAGGAGCGCCTCGCCCAGGAGGACGTGGAGTCCACGAGGCCCACGGCCCTGTCCCCCTTCGGCATCGTGCTGGAGACGCGGCTCAACATCTTCTCCCTCCAGAACTTCAAGGACGGCTGGATGGAGATCCAAGACGAGGGCAGCCAGCTGCTGGGCATGCTCGTGGACGCGCCGCCCACCCGCGTGGTGGACGCCTGCGCGGGCGCGGGCGGCAAGACGCTGCAGCTGGCCGCGCAGATGAAGAACCGGGGCGACCTGCACGCGCTCGACGTGGACGAAGGCCGCATGGAGGACCTGCGCAAGCGCGCGCGCCGCGCCGGCGTGCACAACGTGCGCACGCAGCTCATCCCCCACGAGGGCCCGGAGGCGGACGCCGCGCTCACGTCCCTCAAGGGCCTGGCGGACCGCGTGCTGGTGGACGCGCCGTGCAGCGGCACCGGCACCTTCCGCCGCAAGCCGGACGCCCGCTACCGCCTCACGCCAGAGGACCTGGAGATGCACGTGGGCCGGCAGAAGGCCCTGCTCGCCCGCTTCGCCATGCTGGTGAAGCCCGGCGGCCGGCTCATCTACGGCACGTGCAGCGTGCTGCGCGAGGAGAACGAAGAGGTGGTGGAGGACTTCCTGTCCAAGCACCCCGACTTCAGCGTGCGCCCGGTGGCGGAGGTCCTGGGCGCGGAGCTGGGCGCGAAGCTCGGCACCGGCCCCTTCCTGCGGCTCGCCCCGCACACCCACGGCACCGACGGCTTCTTCGGCGCCGTGCTCGTCCGCGCGAAGTAA
- a CDS encoding tetratricopeptide repeat protein, which yields MAAIPPTACAAHPTVTAGWRCEHCEALLCPACVEARRMGPVEYFACGGCGGTANVLLRHRSHRALRERLAGALRFPFTVPGLQLLIAVSGVLAVLRSLGGGLRVIKALPLTLALGVFWAAFFALVRGTARGDSEPESPGFTHLFRDNLQPGLRGLGVTMGVFLPALIRATLLLPPASGGEIFARLTHPLEALWVPTVWGDPFVWGLALVGLAWLPWALLLAATSQSLFSALNPLRTLACVRAVGRDAATVTGVFLLLAFLQGVMHWGAEVLLDLDVFLLPNLVAEALTSLVPFATASMLGLVLYVHGDTLGYLPARDFLEPTLGDATPHRAPPALREAPAPEADDPDTPNTAAARARQMDALAAAVDARDVAKALALYGDLHVLPRLKLSPSHHLFVGQAAAVEGDFPLSVKALEAAADTAPDDPTAPRALVLLARVQGEKMGNAARAEEIYRYILHRYPATEAARFAHSRLTSQA from the coding sequence ATGGCCGCCATCCCCCCCACCGCCTGCGCCGCCCACCCCACGGTCACCGCCGGCTGGCGCTGTGAGCACTGCGAGGCCCTGCTGTGCCCCGCGTGCGTGGAGGCCCGCCGCATGGGCCCGGTGGAGTACTTCGCCTGCGGCGGCTGCGGGGGGACGGCGAACGTGCTCCTGCGCCACCGCTCCCACCGCGCCCTCCGGGAGCGCCTCGCGGGCGCGCTGCGCTTTCCCTTCACCGTCCCGGGCCTCCAGCTGCTCATCGCGGTCAGCGGGGTGCTGGCCGTCCTGCGGTCGCTTGGAGGAGGGCTCCGCGTCATCAAGGCATTGCCGCTGACGCTCGCGCTGGGCGTCTTCTGGGCCGCCTTCTTCGCGCTCGTGCGAGGAACGGCCCGGGGCGACTCCGAGCCGGAGTCCCCTGGCTTCACCCACCTCTTCCGGGACAACCTCCAGCCCGGGCTGCGCGGCCTGGGCGTCACCATGGGCGTCTTCCTGCCCGCGCTCATCCGCGCCACCCTCCTGCTGCCCCCGGCGTCCGGAGGCGAGATCTTCGCGAGGCTCACCCACCCGCTGGAGGCCCTGTGGGTGCCGACCGTGTGGGGGGACCCGTTCGTCTGGGGGCTCGCGCTCGTGGGCCTCGCGTGGTTGCCCTGGGCGCTGTTGCTGGCCGCCACGTCCCAGTCGCTCTTCAGCGCGCTGAATCCGCTGCGCACGCTCGCGTGCGTCCGCGCGGTGGGGCGCGACGCGGCCACCGTGACGGGAGTGTTCCTGCTGCTGGCCTTCCTCCAGGGCGTGATGCACTGGGGCGCGGAGGTGCTGCTCGACCTCGACGTCTTCCTCCTGCCCAACCTCGTCGCGGAGGCGCTGACGAGTCTGGTGCCCTTCGCCACCGCGAGCATGCTGGGGCTCGTCCTCTACGTGCACGGCGACACGCTGGGCTACCTGCCCGCGCGCGACTTCCTGGAGCCCACGCTGGGCGACGCCACCCCTCACCGCGCCCCCCCGGCGCTGCGTGAGGCCCCGGCCCCGGAGGCCGACGACCCCGACACGCCCAACACCGCGGCGGCCCGCGCGCGGCAGATGGACGCGCTCGCCGCGGCGGTGGACGCTCGCGATGTGGCGAAGGCGCTGGCGCTGTATGGCGACCTGCACGTTCTGCCCCGCCTGAAGCTTTCGCCTTCGCATCACCTGTTCGTCGGACAGGCCGCGGCGGTGGAAGGAGATTTCCCACTGTCGGTCAAAGCGTTGGAAGCCGCGGCCGACACGGCGCCCGACGACCCCACCGCGCCCCGCGCGCTGGTGCTGCTTGCGCGCGTGCAAGGGGAGAAGATGGGAAACGCGGCGCGCGCGGAGGAAATCTACCGGTACATCCTGCACCGCTATCCGGCCACGGAGGCCGCCCGTTTTGCCCACTCGAGGCTGACGTCCCAAGCGTGA